Proteins from one Ranitomeya variabilis isolate aRanVar5 chromosome 1, aRanVar5.hap1, whole genome shotgun sequence genomic window:
- the LOC143788262 gene encoding alcohol dehydrogenase 1-like isoform X3 — translation MLQVIKCKAAVCWGPKQPLSIEEIEVAPPKAHEVRIKIVATGVCRSDDHVLSGALKVKFPIILGHEAAGIVESVGEGVTDLQPGDKVIPLFMPQCGKCRCCVNPDSNFCSKNDLGKYNGVLQDNTTRFTCKGKDVYNFITTSTFTEYTVVNDIAVAKIHPDAPLEKVCLIGCGFSTGYGSAVNTAKVKPGSTCAVFGLGGVGLSVVIGCKVAGASKIIAIDLNSEKFAKALECGATECINPKDYDRPIHEVLAEKNDDGVDYAFEVIGNTGVMKSALLSSHFGCGKTVIVGLAPSTATLTFDPLCLLTGRVLTGAFFGGWKSKDDVPKIVEDYINKKFEFEGLITHKLPFEKINEGFELLRKGDSIRTVLTF, via the exons GTAATCAAATGTAAAGCAGCCGTGTGCTGGGGACCTAAACAACCACTCAGCATTGAAGAGATTGAGGTTGCACCACCAAAGGCGCATGAAGTTCGCATAAAG ATTGTGGCAACTGGAGTTTGTCGTTCAGATGACCATGTTCTAAGTGGTGCTTTGAAGGTAAAATTCCCTATTATACTGGGCCATGAAGCTGCGGGGATTGTAGAGAGCGTTGGAGAAGGAGTAACAGATCTGCAACCTG GAGACAAAGTCATCCCATTGTTTATGCCCCAGTGTGGAAAATGCAGATGCTGTGTGAATCCAGACAGTAATTTTTGCTCCAAAAATGA TCTTGGGAAATATAATGGAGTGCTACAGGACAACACTACAAGATTTACCTGCAAAGGGAAAGACGTCTACAACTTCATTACTACCAGCACCTTTACCGAGTACACAGTGGTAAATGACATTGCTGTTGCTAAAATACACCCGGATGCACCGTTGGAGAAGGTCTGCCTCATCGGCTGTGGCTTCTCCACTGGATATGGCTCTGCTGTGAATACTGCCAAA GTTAAACCCGGCTCTACCTGTGCAGTATTCGGTTTGGGAGGAGTCGGCTTGTCGGTGGTTATTGGATGTAAAGTGGCCGGAGCGTCTAAAATTATCGCAATTGATTTAAATAGTGAAAAATTTGCAAAAGCCTTAGAGTGCGGAGCCACTGAATGTATCAACCCAAAAGATTATGACCGCCCTATCCATGAAGTGTTGGCAGAGAAGAATGATGATGGAGTTGATTATGCCTTTGAGGTCATTGGAAACACTGGAGTCATG AAATCTGCTCTTTTATCCAGTCACTTTGGCTGTGGAAAAACTGTGATTGTAGGTTTAGCTCCTTCAACTGCTACCTTGACATTTGATCCATTGTGTCTCCTAACTGGGCGAGTTctgaccggagctttttttggaG GTTGGAAGAGTAAAGACGATGTACCAAAAATTGTGGAAGATTACATAAATAAGAAATTTGAGTTTGAAGGGCTGATAACACACAAATTACCATTTGAGAAGATCAATGAAGGATTTGAACTTCTGCGCAAAGGGGACAG TATCCGGACTGTGTTGACTTTTTGA
- the LOC143788262 gene encoding alcohol dehydrogenase 1-like isoform X1: MATAGKVIKCKAAVCWGPKQPLSIEEIEVAPPKAHEVRIKIVATGVCRSDDHVLSGALKVKFPIILGHEAAGIVESVGEGVTDLQPGDKVIPLFMPQCGKCRCCVNPDSNFCSKNDLGKYNGVLQDNTTRFTCKGKDVYNFITTSTFTEYTVVNDIAVAKIHPDAPLEKVCLIGCGFSTGYGSAVNTAKVKPGSTCAVFGLGGVGLSVVIGCKVAGASKIIAIDLNSEKFAKALECGATECINPKDYDRPIHEVLAEKNDDGVDYAFEVIGNTGVMKSALLSSHFGCGKTVIVGLAPSTATLTFDPLCLLTGRVLTGAFFGGWKSKDDVPKIVEDYINKKFEFEGLITHKLPFEKINEGFELLRKGDSIRTVLTF, from the exons GTAATCAAATGTAAAGCAGCCGTGTGCTGGGGACCTAAACAACCACTCAGCATTGAAGAGATTGAGGTTGCACCACCAAAGGCGCATGAAGTTCGCATAAAG ATTGTGGCAACTGGAGTTTGTCGTTCAGATGACCATGTTCTAAGTGGTGCTTTGAAGGTAAAATTCCCTATTATACTGGGCCATGAAGCTGCGGGGATTGTAGAGAGCGTTGGAGAAGGAGTAACAGATCTGCAACCTG GAGACAAAGTCATCCCATTGTTTATGCCCCAGTGTGGAAAATGCAGATGCTGTGTGAATCCAGACAGTAATTTTTGCTCCAAAAATGA TCTTGGGAAATATAATGGAGTGCTACAGGACAACACTACAAGATTTACCTGCAAAGGGAAAGACGTCTACAACTTCATTACTACCAGCACCTTTACCGAGTACACAGTGGTAAATGACATTGCTGTTGCTAAAATACACCCGGATGCACCGTTGGAGAAGGTCTGCCTCATCGGCTGTGGCTTCTCCACTGGATATGGCTCTGCTGTGAATACTGCCAAA GTTAAACCCGGCTCTACCTGTGCAGTATTCGGTTTGGGAGGAGTCGGCTTGTCGGTGGTTATTGGATGTAAAGTGGCCGGAGCGTCTAAAATTATCGCAATTGATTTAAATAGTGAAAAATTTGCAAAAGCCTTAGAGTGCGGAGCCACTGAATGTATCAACCCAAAAGATTATGACCGCCCTATCCATGAAGTGTTGGCAGAGAAGAATGATGATGGAGTTGATTATGCCTTTGAGGTCATTGGAAACACTGGAGTCATG AAATCTGCTCTTTTATCCAGTCACTTTGGCTGTGGAAAAACTGTGATTGTAGGTTTAGCTCCTTCAACTGCTACCTTGACATTTGATCCATTGTGTCTCCTAACTGGGCGAGTTctgaccggagctttttttggaG GTTGGAAGAGTAAAGACGATGTACCAAAAATTGTGGAAGATTACATAAATAAGAAATTTGAGTTTGAAGGGCTGATAACACACAAATTACCATTTGAGAAGATCAATGAAGGATTTGAACTTCTGCGCAAAGGGGACAG TATCCGGACTGTGTTGACTTTTTGA
- the LOC143788262 gene encoding alcohol dehydrogenase 1-like isoform X2, giving the protein MSTAGQVIKCKAAVCWGPKQPLSIEEIEVAPPKAHEVRIKIVATGVCRSDDHVLSGALKVKFPIILGHEAAGIVESVGEGVTDLQPGDKVIPLFMPQCGKCRCCVNPDSNFCSKNDLGKYNGVLQDNTTRFTCKGKDVYNFITTSTFTEYTVVNDIAVAKIHPDAPLEKVCLIGCGFSTGYGSAVNTAKVKPGSTCAVFGLGGVGLSVVIGCKVAGASKIIAIDLNSEKFAKALECGATECINPKDYDRPIHEVLAEKNDDGVDYAFEVIGNTGVMKSALLSSHFGCGKTVIVGLAPSTATLTFDPLCLLTGRVLTGAFFGGWKSKDDVPKIVEDYINKKFEFEGLITHKLPFEKINEGFELLRKGDSIRTVLTF; this is encoded by the exons GTAATCAAATGTAAAGCAGCCGTGTGCTGGGGACCTAAACAACCACTCAGCATTGAAGAGATTGAGGTTGCACCACCAAAGGCGCATGAAGTTCGCATAAAG ATTGTGGCAACTGGAGTTTGTCGTTCAGATGACCATGTTCTAAGTGGTGCTTTGAAGGTAAAATTCCCTATTATACTGGGCCATGAAGCTGCGGGGATTGTAGAGAGCGTTGGAGAAGGAGTAACAGATCTGCAACCTG GAGACAAAGTCATCCCATTGTTTATGCCCCAGTGTGGAAAATGCAGATGCTGTGTGAATCCAGACAGTAATTTTTGCTCCAAAAATGA TCTTGGGAAATATAATGGAGTGCTACAGGACAACACTACAAGATTTACCTGCAAAGGGAAAGACGTCTACAACTTCATTACTACCAGCACCTTTACCGAGTACACAGTGGTAAATGACATTGCTGTTGCTAAAATACACCCGGATGCACCGTTGGAGAAGGTCTGCCTCATCGGCTGTGGCTTCTCCACTGGATATGGCTCTGCTGTGAATACTGCCAAA GTTAAACCCGGCTCTACCTGTGCAGTATTCGGTTTGGGAGGAGTCGGCTTGTCGGTGGTTATTGGATGTAAAGTGGCCGGAGCGTCTAAAATTATCGCAATTGATTTAAATAGTGAAAAATTTGCAAAAGCCTTAGAGTGCGGAGCCACTGAATGTATCAACCCAAAAGATTATGACCGCCCTATCCATGAAGTGTTGGCAGAGAAGAATGATGATGGAGTTGATTATGCCTTTGAGGTCATTGGAAACACTGGAGTCATG AAATCTGCTCTTTTATCCAGTCACTTTGGCTGTGGAAAAACTGTGATTGTAGGTTTAGCTCCTTCAACTGCTACCTTGACATTTGATCCATTGTGTCTCCTAACTGGGCGAGTTctgaccggagctttttttggaG GTTGGAAGAGTAAAGACGATGTACCAAAAATTGTGGAAGATTACATAAATAAGAAATTTGAGTTTGAAGGGCTGATAACACACAAATTACCATTTGAGAAGATCAATGAAGGATTTGAACTTCTGCGCAAAGGGGACAG TATCCGGACTGTGTTGACTTTTTGA